Proteins co-encoded in one Sphingopyxis sp. BE259 genomic window:
- a CDS encoding SPOR domain-containing protein — protein sequence MTGKPARARRGVGALGALLLGTAALSPVHAQVTPPDAATKAAMEKRTAARTLLSSALARIAANNSDPRALLDAGRASIELDDHRAALGFLVRAEQASPRDGAVKAALGSAMVHMENPTRALDYFGEAQLLGAPERVFLSDRGLARDLLGQQDAAQRDYQLALAIAPNDELTRRYALSLGISGETDRAVAMLTPQLRAQDRGAWRLRAMILAMNGRDGEASEIVNATMPPAMAQNILPYLTQMDRLNPAQQAAAAHFGRFPNGQLAARRKPVQVAAATPSPTPSSAATSRRPSGSAARPPAASVAATPAPTPTPAPTSRRSVPADAAPSASAAPVTTAASNTPRPTRENPFPAADSPPPAIVRVGPTPQNPFPAAAGPAPVFVDAKAAPAAVATNSVAAPMGPSPTTSAEPVGPGFSLADVGRDVAPDRSAAAVPPLASLADIVGSIEIPPEELAQPDNAIGADTLAKLLDDKRRADAAEDAKREKDAVAGKAKAEADIKAKAEAAEKKANPPRIWVQVATGANARALATDYGKFAKKSPDLFKGKAGATAEWGKTRRLLVGPFKDRKAAQDWLTGYKKAGGDGFLFNSEAGQAVDPIK from the coding sequence ATGACGGGCAAGCCGGCGCGCGCGCGGCGCGGTGTCGGTGCGCTCGGTGCGTTGTTGCTGGGGACGGCGGCGCTGTCGCCTGTCCACGCGCAGGTGACGCCGCCCGATGCCGCGACGAAGGCGGCGATGGAAAAGCGCACTGCGGCGCGCACCCTGCTGTCGTCGGCGCTGGCCCGCATCGCCGCGAACAACAGCGATCCGCGCGCGTTGCTCGATGCGGGCCGGGCGTCGATCGAACTCGACGATCATCGCGCTGCGCTGGGTTTTCTGGTCCGCGCCGAACAGGCGAGTCCGCGCGACGGTGCGGTCAAGGCGGCGCTCGGGTCGGCGATGGTTCATATGGAGAACCCGACCCGCGCGCTCGATTATTTCGGCGAAGCACAGCTGCTTGGGGCGCCCGAACGGGTGTTCCTGTCTGATCGCGGCCTGGCGCGCGATCTGCTGGGCCAACAGGACGCGGCGCAGCGCGATTATCAGCTGGCGCTGGCGATTGCCCCCAATGACGAACTCACGCGCCGCTATGCGCTGTCGCTGGGGATCAGCGGCGAAACCGATCGCGCGGTGGCGATGCTGACGCCGCAGCTGCGGGCGCAGGATCGCGGCGCGTGGCGGTTGCGCGCGATGATTCTGGCGATGAACGGCCGCGATGGCGAGGCGAGCGAGATCGTCAACGCGACGATGCCGCCCGCCATGGCGCAGAATATTCTGCCCTATCTGACCCAGATGGACCGGCTCAATCCGGCGCAGCAGGCCGCCGCGGCGCATTTCGGTCGCTTCCCGAACGGCCAGCTCGCGGCCAGGCGCAAGCCGGTGCAGGTCGCGGCTGCCACACCGTCGCCGACGCCATCGTCGGCCGCAACATCCAGGCGCCCATCGGGCAGCGCCGCTCGCCCGCCCGCGGCGTCTGTGGCGGCCACCCCGGCTCCGACGCCGACGCCGGCGCCGACCTCCCGGCGTTCGGTGCCCGCTGACGCGGCGCCGAGTGCGTCGGCCGCTCCGGTAACGACGGCCGCCTCCAACACCCCCCGACCGACACGGGAAAATCCGTTCCCGGCCGCCGACAGCCCGCCGCCGGCGATCGTCAGGGTCGGTCCCACACCGCAAAATCCGTTCCCCGCCGCCGCGGGGCCGGCGCCGGTGTTCGTCGATGCCAAAGCGGCGCCTGCCGCGGTGGCGACAAATTCCGTCGCCGCACCTATGGGGCCGAGTCCCACGACGTCGGCGGAGCCCGTGGGGCCGGGCTTTTCGCTCGCTGACGTCGGGCGCGACGTGGCCCCCGACCGATCGGCGGCGGCGGTGCCGCCACTTGCTTCGCTGGCCGACATTGTCGGTTCGATTGAAATTCCGCCAGAGGAACTGGCCCAGCCTGACAACGCCATCGGCGCCGACACGCTCGCCAAATTGCTCGACGACAAGCGCCGCGCCGACGCGGCCGAAGATGCGAAGCGCGAGAAGGACGCCGTCGCGGGCAAGGCCAAGGCCGAAGCCGACATCAAGGCGAAAGCCGAAGCGGCCGAGAAAAAGGCCAATCCGCCGCGCATCTGGGTGCAGGTTGCGACCGGCGCCAACGCCCGCGCGCTCGCGACCGACTATGGCAAGTTTGCCAAGAAGAGCCCCGATCTGTTCAAGGGCAAGGCGGGCGCGACCGCCGAATGGGGCAAGACCCGCCGCTTGCTGGTTGGACCATTCAAGGACCGCAAGGCGGCGCAGGACTGGCTGACCGGCTATAAAAAGGCGGGCGGCGACGGTTTCCTGTTCAACAGCGAGGCGGGCCAGGCCGTCGATCCGATCAAGTGA
- the ftsZ gene encoding cell division protein FtsZ, whose product MSINIGPPQVDELKPRIAVIGVGGAGGNAIANMIAARVEGVDFIVANTDAQALNASPAERRIQLGTQITQGLGAGSRPEVGRAAAEESIAQVEEALNGAHMCFVAAGMGGGTGTGAAPVIAKAARDRGILTVGVVTKPFTFEGQRRMRSADSGIAELQDHVDTLIVIPNQNLFLVANPNTTFKEAFTMADEVLQQGVRGITDLMVMPGLINLDFADVRSVMREMGKAMMGTGEAEGDGRALEAAQKAIANPLLDGVSMAGAKGVIISITGGEDMRLMEVDEAANHIRELVDPDANIIWGSAFNDSLDGKIRVSVVATGIDSNGEMAAQASPATRSFSFAPARAATPAPVAEETFEPVAQEEPVADVPAADDNEPTPGFSLSDVETPAAEEEPMELSQVAASYDDTSEELVLDAPEAAVAGYQAAPAGEGAASEETAARSIGGGTLFERMSRLSRGAPAPDADAGDKEDGVDIPRFLGRQNNQ is encoded by the coding sequence ATGAGCATCAATATTGGCCCGCCGCAGGTCGATGAACTGAAGCCGCGCATCGCGGTGATCGGCGTCGGCGGAGCGGGCGGCAATGCCATCGCGAACATGATTGCAGCGCGGGTCGAGGGGGTCGACTTCATCGTTGCCAACACCGACGCGCAGGCGCTGAACGCGTCGCCCGCCGAACGGCGTATCCAGCTGGGGACGCAGATCACCCAGGGGCTGGGCGCGGGTTCGCGGCCCGAGGTTGGCCGCGCGGCTGCCGAGGAAAGCATCGCGCAGGTCGAAGAGGCGCTGAACGGCGCGCATATGTGCTTCGTTGCGGCGGGCATGGGCGGCGGCACCGGCACCGGGGCGGCGCCGGTCATTGCCAAGGCCGCGCGCGATCGCGGTATCCTGACCGTCGGCGTGGTGACCAAGCCCTTCACCTTCGAAGGTCAGCGCCGCATGCGCTCGGCGGACTCGGGCATTGCCGAGCTGCAGGATCATGTCGACACGCTGATCGTCATTCCGAACCAGAATCTGTTCCTGGTCGCCAACCCGAACACGACGTTCAAAGAAGCCTTCACCATGGCGGATGAAGTGCTGCAACAGGGCGTGCGCGGCATCACCGACCTGATGGTCATGCCCGGCCTGATCAACCTCGACTTTGCCGACGTGCGCAGCGTGATGCGCGAAATGGGCAAGGCGATGATGGGCACCGGCGAAGCCGAAGGCGACGGCCGCGCCCTCGAAGCCGCGCAAAAGGCGATTGCCAATCCGCTGCTCGACGGTGTTTCAATGGCGGGCGCGAAGGGCGTCATTATTTCGATCACCGGCGGCGAGGACATGCGCCTGATGGAAGTCGACGAGGCCGCGAACCATATCCGCGAACTGGTCGATCCCGACGCAAACATCATCTGGGGCAGCGCGTTCAACGACAGCCTCGACGGCAAGATCCGCGTCTCGGTTGTCGCCACCGGGATCGACAGCAACGGCGAAATGGCGGCGCAGGCCTCGCCCGCGACGCGCAGCTTCTCCTTTGCTCCGGCCCGTGCGGCAACGCCTGCACCGGTCGCCGAAGAAACGTTTGAGCCGGTCGCTCAGGAAGAACCCGTCGCCGACGTGCCGGCGGCGGATGACAATGAGCCCACCCCTGGCTTCTCGCTGAGCGATGTCGAGACACCTGCGGCCGAAGAAGAACCGATGGAATTGTCGCAGGTCGCGGCGAGCTATGATGATACGTCGGAGGAGCTCGTGCTCGATGCCCCCGAAGCGGCGGTTGCCGGATATCAGGCGGCGCCGGCTGGCGAGGGCGCGGCGAGCGAGGAAACTGCGGCGCGCTCGATCGGCGGCGGCACCTTGTTCGAACGCATGTCGCGCCTGTCGCGCGGGGCGCCTGCGCCCGACGCCGACGCTGGCGACAAGGAGGACGGGGTCGATATTCCGCGCTTCTTGGGGCGTCAGAACAACCAGTAA
- the ftsA gene encoding cell division protein FtsA gives MAPPRIEKIITALDVGSWKVCALIAGQTADGQLHVLGTGQRESRGVQRGYVADMEQTEHIVREAIEQAERIAGLNIDDVWVSFSAGGLLSDVAPIESELGGHRIEKEDIDDLLAAGRAGIDPEGRMILHAQPALYTLDGLTGVKNPIGLHADRLGVDIHIIMADGAPVRNLEAAVRQAHLDVNAVVASPIAAGLACLSDEERDLGVALVELGAAVTTVSLYAGGMLVEMASLPFGASDITDDIASAFGIRRSQAQRLQSFYGSASASPRDNNEIIELEPGAPTTGDSPRITRAQLVAVIRQRLDAMMGEIGRTLKDLHFVGPIGRQVVLVGGGADLKGIADYTQSALGRAARVGRPRGLHGLPDAHSGPAFATLAGLVLYAASDPVDLRDLPMMSQDVYRPAGTSILHRLMAALKSSF, from the coding sequence ATGGCCCCGCCGCGCATCGAAAAGATCATCACCGCGCTCGATGTCGGGTCGTGGAAGGTGTGCGCGCTGATCGCGGGGCAGACCGCCGACGGCCAGCTCCATGTGCTGGGCACCGGTCAGCGCGAAAGCCGCGGCGTACAGCGCGGCTATGTCGCCGATATGGAGCAAACCGAACATATTGTGCGCGAGGCGATCGAACAGGCGGAGCGCATCGCGGGGCTGAACATCGACGATGTGTGGGTCAGCTTTTCGGCTGGCGGCTTGCTCAGCGATGTGGCGCCGATCGAAAGCGAACTCGGCGGCCACCGGATCGAAAAAGAAGACATCGACGACCTGCTCGCCGCGGGCCGCGCCGGGATCGATCCCGAAGGCCGGATGATCCTGCACGCGCAGCCCGCGCTCTACACGCTCGACGGGCTGACCGGGGTCAAGAACCCGATCGGGCTTCACGCCGATCGGCTGGGCGTGGACATTCATATCATCATGGCCGACGGCGCCCCGGTGCGGAATCTCGAGGCAGCGGTGCGGCAGGCGCATCTCGACGTTAACGCGGTGGTCGCATCGCCGATCGCGGCGGGCCTTGCGTGTCTGTCGGACGAGGAACGCGACCTTGGCGTCGCGCTGGTCGAACTCGGCGCCGCGGTGACGACCGTCTCGCTCTATGCCGGGGGGATGCTCGTCGAAATGGCGTCGCTGCCCTTTGGCGCCAGCGACATCACCGATGACATCGCCTCGGCCTTTGGCATCCGCCGCAGTCAGGCGCAGCGGTTGCAGAGCTTTTATGGCTCGGCGTCAGCCAGCCCGCGCGACAATAACGAGATTATCGAACTGGAACCGGGCGCGCCGACCACCGGCGATTCCCCGCGCATCACCCGCGCACAATTGGTGGCGGTGATCCGCCAGCGGCTCGACGCGATGATGGGAGAGATCGGCAGGACGCTCAAAGATCTGCATTTTGTCGGCCCGATCGGGCGGCAAGTGGTGCTGGTTGGTGGCGGCGCCGACCTGAAAGGCATTGCCGACTATACCCAGAGCGCGCTGGGCCGTGCCGCGCGCGTCGGACGGCCGCGCGGGCTGCACGGTCTGCCCGATGCGCACAGCGGCCCCGCTTTCGCGACGCTCGCCGGTCTGGTCCTCTACGCGGCGTCGGACCCCGTCGACCTGCGCGATCTCCCCATGATGTCGCAGGATGTCTATCGTCCGGCGGGCACTTCGATCCTCCACCGGTTGATGGCAGCGTTAAAAAGCAGTTTTTAG